A region of Salvia splendens isolate huo1 chromosome 17, SspV2, whole genome shotgun sequence DNA encodes the following proteins:
- the LOC121774731 gene encoding uncharacterized protein LOC121774731, with amino-acid sequence MAQILSLLPPLLPACRNRNPALLKTATSTSSTHSWNSLSHSLNCNGRFSCLFSDNRKQDQARKALESALGGKKAELEQWDKEIKRREEAGGGGNSGGGGWFGWRRWFGGSDDGHFWQEAQQASLTILGILVIYLIVAKGDVLLAVIFNPLLFALRGTRSVFAFLTSKITNQNGQNFGTTHEEVVVHVSAKERVVGKWGSN; translated from the exons ATGGCGCAAATACTGAGTCTTCTTCCTCCACTACTCCCAGCTTGCAGAAATCGAAATCCAGCTCTGCTCAAAACAGCCACTTCGACCAGTTCAACCCACAGCTGGAACTCTCTTTCGCATTCTCTCAATTGCAACGGCAGGTTTTCTTGCCTCTTCTCCGATAATCGTAAACAG GACCAGGCTCGAAAAGCCTTAGAAAGTGCCCTTGGAGGCAAGAAAGCAGAGTTGGAGCAATGGGATAAAGAAATTAAAAGGAGAGAAGAAGCAGGTGGAGGAGGAAAttctgggggaggtggttggttTGGATGGCGTAGGTGGTTTGGTGGATCCGATGATGGTCATTTCTGGCAGGAAGCACAGCAAGCAAGCCTTACAATTTTGGGCATTCTTGTCATT TATCTGATCGTGGCAAAAGGAGATGTGCTGCTTGCTGTCATTTTCAATCCTCTGTTGTTTGCTTTGCGAGGGACACGGTCTGTATTTGCCTTCTTGACATCAAAGATTACAAATCAAAATGGGCAAAACTTTGGCACTACACATGAGGAAGTGGTTGTTCATGTTTCTGCAAAAGAGCGAGTAGTGGGAAAATGGGGAAGCAATTGA
- the LOC121775488 gene encoding SWI/SNF-related matrix-associated actin-dependent regulator of chromatin subfamily D member 1-like produces the protein MRQASLTWEKCGRLKHASVIYFVCRAPAGAKRRGGPGGLNKLCGVSPKLQATVGQPELPRTEIVKQLWAYIRKHNLQDPENKRKIICDDALRLVFETDCTDMFKMNKLLAKHILRLDPAKEPVQVKKSKVEDDSTKQSSDPSLLPVAISDELAKFFGTGEKEMLRSEALGRVWEYIKANQLECDMPGLSYYYIFSPPNLLPKC, from the exons ATGCGCCAGGCGAGTTTAACTTGGGAAAAATGCGGCAGATTGAAACACGCCAGTG TAATATACTTTGTTTGCAGAGCTCCAGCAGGAGCCAAAAGAAGGGGTGGTCCGGGAGGCCTAAACAAACTATGTGGTGTTTCACCTAAACTACAGGCGACTGTTGGGCAGCCGGAATTGCCAAGGACGGAG ATAGTGAAGCAGCTGTGGGCGTATATTAGGAAGCACAACCTTCAGGATCCAGAGAACAAGAGAAAGATTATCTGTGATGATGCTCTGCGATTGGTTTTTGAGACAGACTGCACTGACATGTTCAAGATGAATAAGCTGTTGGCAAAGCACATTTTGCGACTTGATCCAGCGA AAGAACCAGTTCAAGTCAAGAAATCAAAAGTTGAAGATGATTCTACTAAGCAAAGTTCCGATCCCAGTCTTCTTCCTGTGGCAATATCAGATGAACTAGCTAAATTTTTTGGAACTGGGGAGAAAGAGATGCTTCGGTCGGAGGCCTTGGGTCGTGTCTGGGAGTACATAAAAGCTAACCAACTAGAG TGTGATATGCCTGGTTTATCTtactattatattttctctccacCCAATTTATTGCCTAAATGTTAG
- the LOC121774728 gene encoding ER membrane protein complex subunit 3-like, whose amino-acid sequence MAEDLVLDTAIRDWVLIPLSVVMVLIGVLRYFVSKLMRSDQVPDLKIVKEGQLITRARNLRAAANFIPAKSFRARKHYYNNEENGLLHVPKGQAQNPQAQMFSDPNMAMDMMKKNLSMIIPQTLTFAWVNFFFSGFVAAKIPFPLTQRFRAMLQNGIDLSTVDVSYVSSRSWYFLNLFGLRGLFSLILGEDNATDDTQRMMQMGGFGFDPTRSLGAEKDNLDIVQHDWALPKFEQRAESVLKKLVQK is encoded by the exons ATGGCGGAAGATTTGGTGTTAGATACGGCGATCAGAGACTGGGTGTTGATACCTTTATCGGTGGTGATGGTGCTCATCGGAGTCCTACGTTACTTCGTATCTAAGCTCATGCGCTCCGATCAAGTTCCCGATCTCAAAATCGTCAAAGAAGG GCAACTGATAACTAGGGCGAGGAATCTTAGGGCGGCCGCTAATTTCATACCTGCTAAGTCGTTCCGTGCTCGAAAGCACTACTACAACAATGAG GAGAATGGATTATTACACGTACCCAAGGGTCAAGCTCAGAACCCACAGGCACAGATGTTTTCGGATCCGAATATGGCTATGgatatgatgaaaaaaaatctcTCAATGATTATTCCACAG ACACTTACTTTTGCCTGGGTTAACTTTTTCTTCTCTGGATTCGTAGCAG CAAAGATTCCATTTCCGCTTACCCAGAGATTCAGGGCAATGCTGCAAAATGGCATAGACTTGAGCACTGTTGATGTTAGTTATGTCAGCAGTCGCTCTTG GTATTTTCTCAATCTTTTTGGGCTAAGGGGTCTCTTCAGTCTTATTCTTGGAGAAGACAATG CAACTGATGATACACAGCGCATGATGCAAATGGGTGGATTTGGATTCGACCCAACCAGG AGTTTGGGTGCAGAGAAAGATAATCTGGACATCGTCCAACATGACTGGGCCTTACCAAAATTCGAGCAGCGAGCAGAATCTGTACTGAAGAAACTTGTCCAGAAATGA